Proteins from a genomic interval of Rubinisphaera italica:
- a CDS encoding C13 family peptidase — translation MQFSDLSFGRFLSTSLILLLLTSGGIVTTVEAKDCFLTIGGGYSPTGNQISLERNVEYFQRVLAEAYEGDVQHDILFSDGSDPQRDLQYYNSQQPLPRIYELLGQVFETESGQDYRYRNHQIGNLRGPSSVAEWDRWVNEVGAKMTADDRLFIYATAHGGKSSDKKRSGNTYLYLWNKEKISVEQFANSLRKLPENVPVVLVMVQCYSGGFANSMFPNGDPAQPLDNRDIVGFFATIETQPAAGCTADIHEENYHEYSSSFWAAISGSTRTQEEVSNCDCNGDGQMSFSEAHSYTVATSTTIDIPISTSDVFLRTYSKTSGEVAEDANLLTESSSIEELRQSARPNQAFALTELGKHLELTGDDWQAAVAEKKKLLEATKKSLDSEAYSLKRQWTSKKSVIRKELLTKWPELNNRWHPLVPQIIAEQQAEVIEAIESHPEFADWQKLHSQHEEFSVKKLDNRKDLAKCERVLYLLKTLALTSNLRHFASDELQQRYAKIVALEAMSLGSEGSKQHEMTTITARKVSAAESIEKKEVTPEKTKAVPPPKPKQTDEQPAADDR, via the coding sequence ATGCAATTTTCTGACTTGAGTTTCGGTCGATTTCTCTCGACATCATTAATTCTCCTGCTGCTTACGTCAGGAGGAATCGTCACCACAGTCGAAGCCAAAGACTGTTTTCTGACAATCGGAGGTGGATATTCTCCCACCGGAAATCAAATCTCTTTGGAACGGAACGTCGAATATTTCCAGCGCGTGTTGGCTGAAGCTTACGAGGGAGATGTTCAACACGACATTCTCTTCAGCGACGGTTCAGATCCGCAACGGGATCTGCAGTATTACAATTCTCAGCAACCGCTGCCAAGAATCTATGAGTTGCTCGGGCAGGTATTTGAGACCGAAAGCGGGCAGGATTATCGGTATCGTAATCATCAAATCGGAAACTTGAGAGGCCCTTCTTCGGTAGCCGAGTGGGATCGCTGGGTGAACGAAGTTGGGGCAAAAATGACAGCTGACGATCGACTCTTTATTTATGCAACTGCACACGGTGGAAAATCATCGGATAAAAAACGGTCTGGAAATACCTATCTGTATTTGTGGAATAAAGAAAAAATCAGTGTCGAGCAATTTGCAAATTCGCTGAGAAAACTTCCCGAGAATGTGCCAGTTGTGCTCGTGATGGTTCAGTGCTATTCCGGCGGATTCGCGAACAGTATGTTCCCGAACGGCGACCCTGCTCAGCCTCTCGATAATCGAGATATTGTTGGCTTCTTTGCGACCATTGAAACTCAACCGGCAGCCGGTTGCACGGCTGATATCCACGAAGAAAACTACCACGAATACAGCAGTTCCTTCTGGGCTGCGATTTCCGGAAGCACACGGACTCAAGAGGAAGTCTCCAATTGCGATTGCAATGGCGACGGACAAATGTCGTTTTCCGAGGCTCATTCCTACACCGTGGCAACTTCCACGACCATTGATATTCCCATCAGCACGTCCGATGTATTTTTGCGAACCTACAGTAAAACGTCTGGCGAAGTGGCAGAGGATGCAAATTTGTTGACGGAGTCCTCTTCGATTGAAGAACTACGTCAGTCTGCCCGGCCCAATCAGGCTTTCGCTTTGACTGAGTTGGGAAAACATCTGGAACTGACGGGAGATGACTGGCAGGCAGCCGTCGCAGAAAAGAAGAAGCTTCTGGAAGCGACAAAGAAATCTCTCGATTCTGAAGCTTACTCTTTGAAACGACAGTGGACTTCAAAAAAATCGGTCATTCGAAAGGAACTCCTGACAAAATGGCCCGAGTTGAACAACCGCTGGCATCCGCTCGTTCCTCAGATTATCGCGGAACAGCAGGCCGAAGTGATCGAGGCTATCGAATCTCATCCGGAATTTGCGGACTGGCAGAAACTGCACAGTCAACATGAAGAATTCAGCGTTAAAAAGCTGGATAATCGTAAAGATCTGGCAAAGTGCGAACGTGTTCTGTATCTGTTGAAGACACTGGCATTGACGTCCAACCTGAGACATTTTGCCTCCGATGAACTTCAGCAACGCTATGCAAAAATCGTGGCGTTGGAAGCAATGAGCCTGGGAAGCGAAGGAAGCAAACAGCATGAAATGACGACAATTACTGCTCGCAAAGTGTCAGCTGCAGAATCAATCGAAAAGAAAGAAGTGACTCCCGAGAAAACTAAGGCAGTGCCTCCACCAAAGCCTAAACAAACCGATGAGCAGCCCGCTGCAGACGATCGTTAA
- a CDS encoding prephenate dehydrogenase — protein MKPVSEKPEFSLQTLAIRGVGLIGGSIAKAARKAGIAQEIVGIGRDEARLQKAVEHQVIDRFETDSKTAASQADLIVVCTPVDCIAKDIVQLHGSLRPEALITDAGSVKEQIVREVCEKLGAKHRYLGSHPLAGSEKTGFEHSDADLFQNAAVVLTPEEQSSKNDLNFLEAFWKALGGKVSIMSPAEHDRALAATSHLPHLIAAALASSVSEDQLPLAATGFGDTTRIASGDPHLWTSIFCQNPNGTLAAAKEFQQQLNAFLEAVEAKDTDKINALLLTAKKRRDLWLNERENS, from the coding sequence ATGAAACCCGTATCAGAAAAGCCTGAATTTTCCCTGCAGACCCTCGCTATCCGCGGCGTTGGTTTGATTGGTGGTTCTATTGCGAAAGCAGCTCGGAAAGCTGGGATTGCTCAGGAAATTGTGGGTATCGGTCGTGATGAGGCTCGATTGCAAAAAGCGGTTGAGCATCAGGTTATCGATCGATTCGAAACCGATTCAAAAACTGCTGCCAGTCAAGCCGATTTGATCGTCGTTTGCACGCCAGTTGATTGTATTGCCAAGGATATCGTTCAACTTCATGGAAGCTTGAGGCCTGAAGCATTAATTACCGATGCCGGGAGCGTGAAGGAACAGATTGTTCGTGAAGTCTGTGAAAAACTCGGAGCAAAGCATCGATATCTGGGCAGTCATCCTCTGGCCGGTTCTGAAAAAACCGGTTTTGAACATTCCGATGCAGACCTGTTTCAGAATGCAGCCGTCGTGTTGACTCCTGAAGAGCAGTCGTCCAAAAATGATCTCAATTTTCTGGAAGCGTTCTGGAAAGCTCTCGGCGGCAAAGTCTCTATTATGTCACCTGCAGAACATGACCGCGCATTGGCAGCGACGAGTCATTTGCCACATTTGATCGCTGCGGCTTTAGCCTCTTCTGTGTCAGAAGATCAGTTACCTCTGGCAGCCACGGGATTTGGCGATACCACCCGCATCGCCAGCGGGGATCCTCATTTGTGGACGTCCATCTTCTGTCAGAATCCCAACGGCACCCTCGCCGCTGCAAAAGAATTTCAACAGCAGTTGAATGCGTTTCTGGAAGCCGTCGAAGCCAAAGATACCGATAAGATCAATGCGCTTTTACTGACGGCCAAGAAACGTCGCGACCTCTGGCTAAACGAACGAGAAAACTCGTAG
- a CDS encoding sodium-dependent transporter, translating into MAQKEQWGTRIGVILAVAGSAVGLGNFLRFPGQAASNGGGAFMIPYFISLLILGIPLCWAEWTMGRYAGIRGFHSAPGIFSVICRRRGARYFGTLALLIPLIIYMYYVVIEAWCLSYAISYLDGSLMPESNPGDYGEYFNAFVGMGADGSLFQPGHRDFLGILIFTFVLNFFFIYRGVTKGIEAFCRVAMPLMVVLALIVLVRVLTLGSPLPDQPDRNVVGGLGAMWNPNFAKLADPQTWLAASGQIFFSLSVGFGVIVNYASYMRRNDDVALSGLTATSMNEFFEVCLGGMITLPAAFIFLGAASQDMGTFGLGFSALPNVFAHMPGGQIFGFLWFFMLFIAAITSSLSMLQPVIAFFEEGLGLKRHAAAAILGLLAAIGSGFVTWFSKDIKALDTLDFWVGTAAIFVLAMVQAIMYGWVFGIERGHKELHEGSHIRVPFALQIMLKYVTPFYLIVIFCAFCYSNVPGYVTSISESEVAVASIMFILLVATFLFVLVHIAGIRWMKEGKYDFLYQDEEKAIQD; encoded by the coding sequence ATGGCTCAAAAAGAACAATGGGGCACACGCATCGGAGTGATTCTCGCAGTCGCCGGCTCAGCCGTCGGGCTGGGAAACTTTCTTCGATTCCCCGGTCAGGCCGCTTCCAATGGCGGGGGAGCTTTTATGATCCCCTACTTCATTTCTTTGTTGATCCTGGGAATTCCGCTCTGCTGGGCGGAATGGACCATGGGCCGTTATGCCGGAATTCGAGGATTTCACTCGGCTCCCGGAATTTTCAGCGTGATCTGTCGACGTCGAGGAGCTCGATACTTTGGCACATTGGCCCTTCTAATTCCCCTGATCATCTATATGTATTATGTGGTAATTGAAGCCTGGTGCCTGAGTTATGCGATCAGTTATCTTGATGGCAGTCTGATGCCAGAAAGTAATCCGGGCGATTATGGTGAATATTTCAATGCGTTTGTCGGCATGGGAGCTGACGGTTCCTTATTTCAGCCTGGGCACAGAGACTTTCTGGGAATTTTGATATTCACATTCGTATTAAACTTTTTCTTCATCTACCGAGGAGTGACGAAAGGAATCGAAGCGTTTTGCCGCGTAGCGATGCCTTTGATGGTTGTTTTGGCATTGATTGTTCTCGTTCGTGTTTTGACATTGGGTTCCCCTCTGCCCGACCAACCGGATCGAAATGTGGTTGGTGGACTGGGAGCGATGTGGAATCCCAACTTTGCTAAACTGGCAGATCCGCAAACCTGGCTGGCAGCCTCGGGGCAGATCTTTTTCAGTCTCTCAGTGGGTTTTGGTGTCATCGTCAATTACGCCAGTTACATGCGCCGTAACGATGACGTCGCTTTGAGTGGTTTGACTGCGACCAGCATGAACGAATTTTTTGAAGTCTGTCTGGGTGGGATGATTACATTGCCAGCTGCGTTCATTTTTCTGGGAGCAGCCTCTCAGGATATGGGAACATTCGGACTGGGATTCTCTGCATTACCGAATGTCTTTGCCCACATGCCAGGTGGTCAGATCTTTGGTTTCCTGTGGTTCTTCATGTTATTTATCGCGGCGATCACCAGCAGTTTATCGATGCTTCAACCCGTGATCGCCTTCTTCGAAGAAGGCCTCGGATTAAAACGTCATGCCGCTGCGGCTATTTTAGGATTACTTGCGGCTATCGGTTCCGGTTTTGTAACCTGGTTTTCAAAAGATATTAAAGCTCTGGATACGTTGGATTTCTGGGTCGGTACGGCTGCTATTTTTGTTCTGGCAATGGTTCAGGCAATTATGTATGGCTGGGTTTTCGGAATTGAACGCGGTCACAAGGAATTGCACGAAGGCTCGCACATTCGAGTTCCATTTGCTCTGCAAATCATGTTGAAGTACGTGACGCCGTTTTATCTGATCGTCATTTTCTGTGCCTTCTGCTATTCCAATGTGCCTGGATATGTAACGTCCATCAGTGAGAGTGAAGTTGCCGTTGCTTCAATAATGTTCATTCTGCTAGTGGCCACGTTCCTGTTTGTGCTGGTGCACATAGCCGGGATTCGCTGGATGAAAGAAGGGAAATACGATTTCCTGTATCAAGATGAAGAGAAAGCCATTCAGGATTAA
- a CDS encoding helix-turn-helix transcriptional regulator: MLESLKQADRDFLQSLMELESATIAQLCDSQGVTTNAIRIRLTGLMAAGLVERTTVRQGRGRPQHEYRVTNKGKREFGENYSELATVLWQQISHIEDPAIRSQIAAELKKTLINRYGRDIDGIDLSERIQQLQQVLQDYGYQCEVDQQIDKVSLTEKCCPYHDLAVEDRSICELEQTVFEHILGVPLELTQRCVDGHSCCRFEHVELTVDSSK; this comes from the coding sequence ATGTTAGAATCGCTCAAACAAGCTGATCGTGACTTTCTCCAGAGCCTGATGGAACTGGAGTCGGCAACGATTGCACAATTGTGCGATTCTCAAGGTGTGACGACAAATGCGATTCGGATTAGACTGACGGGACTGATGGCTGCAGGTCTTGTTGAGCGGACCACCGTTCGTCAAGGTCGTGGCCGTCCGCAGCATGAATATCGTGTGACGAATAAAGGAAAACGCGAATTCGGAGAGAATTATTCCGAACTCGCAACCGTACTCTGGCAACAGATCAGTCACATTGAAGATCCTGCAATAAGGTCTCAAATCGCGGCTGAACTGAAAAAAACGTTAATCAACCGTTACGGTCGGGACATTGACGGCATCGACCTTTCCGAAAGAATCCAGCAATTGCAGCAGGTTTTGCAGGATTATGGATATCAATGTGAAGTCGATCAGCAGATCGATAAGGTTTCGCTGACGGAAAAATGTTGCCCGTATCACGATCTCGCAGTGGAGGATCGCTCCATCTGTGAACTCGAACAAACGGTTTTTGAGCATATTTTAGGTGTGCCACTGGAATTGACTCAGCGTTGTGTCGACGGTCACAGTTGTTGCCGTTTCGAGCACGTTGAACTCACAGTGGATTCGAGCAAGTAG
- the sufC gene encoding Fe-S cluster assembly ATPase SufC — MNSVLKIEDLHVKVGETPILTGVNLEVKQGEIHALMGPNGSGKSTLAYALMGHPKYEITHGKIEIGGVDLAELDACERARLGLFLAFQYPVTIPGVKVADFLRLAISNIRNPERKEGENLMPMREFRTELRQTMDQLNMDSEFARRYLNDGFSGGEKKRMEILQLAMLKPKFAILDETDSGLDSDAVRVVSEGLAKLSGPEMGVLIITHHERLLEYNEPQFTHVMLAGKIVETGDASLARELHENGYTEVRKRHPEEAALETEQETVAK; from the coding sequence ATGAATTCAGTACTCAAAATCGAAGATCTTCACGTCAAAGTTGGCGAAACTCCCATCCTCACTGGAGTGAATCTGGAAGTCAAACAGGGCGAAATCCATGCTTTGATGGGACCAAACGGTTCCGGCAAAAGTACACTCGCCTACGCTTTGATGGGACATCCCAAGTACGAAATCACGCATGGGAAAATCGAAATCGGCGGAGTCGATCTGGCCGAACTCGATGCCTGCGAACGGGCTCGTCTCGGATTGTTCCTCGCATTTCAGTATCCCGTCACGATTCCCGGTGTGAAAGTCGCCGACTTCCTGCGACTGGCGATCTCCAATATTCGCAATCCGGAACGCAAAGAAGGTGAAAACCTGATGCCGATGCGGGAGTTTCGTACCGAGCTTCGCCAAACGATGGATCAGCTCAATATGGACAGCGAGTTCGCTCGCCGTTATCTGAACGACGGCTTTTCCGGTGGGGAAAAGAAGCGGATGGAAATTCTCCAGCTGGCGATGCTCAAACCAAAATTCGCCATTCTCGACGAAACCGATAGCGGACTCGACAGTGATGCCGTCCGGGTGGTGAGTGAAGGCCTGGCCAAATTATCCGGTCCGGAAATGGGCGTGTTGATCATCACCCATCACGAACGCTTGCTCGAATACAATGAACCTCAATTTACGCATGTCATGCTGGCCGGGAAAATCGTCGAAACGGGCGATGCTTCTCTAGCTCGCGAGTTGCACGAAAATGGATACACCGAAGTTCGCAAACGACATCCTGAAGAAGCGGCTCTGGAAACTGAACAGGAAACAGTTGCCAAGTAG
- the sufB gene encoding Fe-S cluster assembly protein SufB, whose amino-acid sequence MSTDTADKNQVDIGDYRYGFHDPTDTYEFTGQKGLNAEIVTQISKLKKEPDWMLEFRLKSLEIFEQKPMPYWGGDMSDLDFQNIFYYVKASQGQEKSWDDVPEDIRKTYDRLGIPEAEKKYLSGVKAQYESEVVYGSLQEDLTKQGVLFTDTDSALRDHPEIFREHFGTIIPPADNKFAALNSAVWSGGSFIYVPPGVHIEFPLQAYFRINTQNMGQFERTLIIVDEGASVHYVEGCTAPTYSSDSLHSAVVEIVVKRGGRCRYTTIQNWSNNVYNLVTKRAMAYGDSLMEWVDGNLGSKLTMKYPAIYLMEPGARGETLSIAFASQGQHQDAGAKMVHCAPNTSSRIISKSISKDGGRSSYRGLVKVQDGAENCKSNVVCDALILDPKSKSDTYPYIEIDENNVAIEHEASVSKIAEEQLLYLMSRGLTEAEASAMIVTGFIEPLVKELPMEYAVEMNRLIELQMEGSVG is encoded by the coding sequence GTGTCTACTGATACCGCAGATAAGAATCAGGTTGATATCGGAGATTACCGTTACGGCTTTCACGATCCGACAGACACGTATGAATTTACGGGTCAAAAAGGATTGAACGCGGAAATCGTGACACAGATTTCCAAGTTGAAAAAAGAGCCGGACTGGATGCTCGAATTCCGCCTCAAATCGCTGGAAATCTTCGAACAGAAGCCGATGCCCTACTGGGGTGGCGATATGTCCGATCTCGATTTCCAGAACATCTTCTACTATGTAAAAGCCTCTCAGGGGCAGGAAAAATCCTGGGATGATGTTCCTGAAGATATCCGTAAAACCTACGATCGTCTCGGGATTCCTGAAGCGGAGAAGAAGTATCTTTCCGGCGTGAAAGCTCAGTATGAATCCGAAGTGGTCTACGGCTCCCTTCAGGAAGATCTGACCAAACAGGGTGTGTTGTTCACCGATACCGACTCCGCTTTGCGGGATCATCCGGAGATTTTCCGTGAACACTTCGGCACAATCATTCCACCTGCAGATAACAAATTCGCGGCTCTTAACTCGGCTGTCTGGTCGGGGGGATCGTTCATCTACGTTCCGCCGGGAGTCCACATCGAATTCCCTCTGCAGGCTTACTTCCGAATCAATACCCAGAACATGGGTCAATTCGAACGGACGCTCATCATCGTCGATGAAGGAGCTTCGGTTCATTATGTCGAAGGCTGCACCGCTCCAACATACAGCAGTGACAGTCTTCATTCGGCTGTTGTGGAAATCGTAGTCAAGCGTGGCGGTCGCTGTCGTTATACGACCATCCAGAACTGGTCAAACAACGTGTATAACCTTGTGACCAAACGGGCAATGGCCTACGGCGATTCTCTGATGGAATGGGTCGATGGAAACCTCGGCTCCAAGTTGACTATGAAGTACCCAGCAATCTATCTGATGGAACCTGGAGCTCGCGGCGAAACACTATCAATCGCCTTCGCCTCTCAGGGCCAGCATCAGGATGCCGGTGCCAAAATGGTACACTGTGCTCCGAATACATCGAGCCGAATTATCTCGAAAAGTATTTCGAAAGATGGCGGACGTTCGAGCTATCGTGGACTGGTCAAAGTCCAGGATGGAGCCGAAAACTGCAAATCAAATGTCGTGTGCGATGCGTTGATTCTTGACCCGAAAAGTAAGAGCGATACGTATCCCTACATCGAAATCGATGAAAATAACGTGGCAATTGAACACGAAGCATCCGTATCCAAGATTGCCGAAGAACAGTTGTTGTATCTGATGAGTCGCGGCCTGACAGAAGCAGAAGCCTCTGCGATGATTGTTACCGGTTTCATCGAGCCACTCGTGAAAGAGTTGCCGATGGAATATGCCGTCGAAATGAACCGTCTGATCGAACTTCAGATGGAAGGTTCGGTTGGTTAA
- the sufD gene encoding Fe-S cluster assembly protein SufD yields MTEQKISIATAEGFEAFLATRNEPQWVVKRRIEAFATYQDLCDQPLDPEEFRRIDLRLFRPADYSVVSGNATENAANQFATLMVDRGEFAGHVAHVDGTTIRSELNSELKEQGVIFCSLNEAISEHPELIQQYFMTKAVQPDADRFAAWHAAFWTGGAFLYVPRNVELKQPLHSLIGLAQTGAADFSHTLVVLEEGAQATLLEETSSADPKAAGLHMGAIELLVGKNARLAYVQLQNWNERVFHFAHQCGRVERDAALQWTVGALGSKFSHVHQDVMLDGRGSDAQVNGVAFATDRQKLSYYTRQAHKAPNTHSDLLYKEVVRDRARMIWRGMIEVDEIAQQTDGYQRNDSLILSHDARVDAIPGLEINADDVRCTHAATAGQVDEEQILYCMSRGVSRDEAMHVIVEGFFQQVFDRIPVELVRETLSQTVQTKLGFGNEA; encoded by the coding sequence ATGACCGAACAAAAAATTTCAATCGCCACTGCAGAAGGCTTTGAAGCGTTTCTGGCGACACGCAATGAACCCCAATGGGTTGTTAAACGACGAATTGAGGCCTTTGCGACCTATCAGGATTTGTGCGATCAACCACTCGATCCCGAAGAGTTTCGTCGCATCGACCTGCGGCTCTTCCGACCGGCTGATTATTCAGTGGTCTCAGGAAATGCGACCGAGAATGCTGCGAATCAGTTCGCGACGTTAATGGTCGATCGTGGAGAATTCGCAGGCCATGTGGCTCATGTCGATGGCACGACGATTCGCAGTGAACTCAATTCCGAGTTGAAAGAGCAGGGGGTTATCTTCTGCAGTCTTAACGAAGCGATTTCGGAACATCCCGAGTTAATACAGCAGTACTTCATGACCAAAGCTGTTCAGCCGGATGCAGACCGTTTTGCCGCCTGGCATGCCGCATTCTGGACCGGCGGAGCGTTTTTGTACGTACCCCGTAATGTCGAGTTGAAGCAGCCGCTGCACAGTTTGATCGGACTGGCTCAAACTGGAGCCGCTGATTTCTCTCACACATTAGTCGTGCTCGAAGAAGGTGCTCAGGCAACGCTGCTGGAAGAGACTTCCTCAGCTGATCCTAAAGCTGCTGGCCTGCACATGGGAGCGATCGAACTGCTTGTTGGCAAGAACGCTCGCCTCGCATACGTGCAATTGCAAAACTGGAACGAGCGAGTCTTCCACTTTGCCCATCAATGCGGACGCGTCGAACGGGATGCCGCCCTGCAATGGACTGTCGGAGCACTGGGCAGCAAATTCTCACACGTTCATCAGGATGTTATGCTCGATGGACGAGGTTCTGACGCCCAGGTGAACGGCGTCGCCTTCGCGACTGACCGTCAGAAGCTTTCCTATTATACACGTCAAGCTCACAAAGCTCCGAACACACATTCCGACTTGTTGTACAAAGAAGTGGTCCGAGATCGTGCGCGTATGATTTGGCGTGGGATGATTGAAGTCGATGAAATCGCTCAGCAGACCGATGGCTATCAGCGAAACGATTCCCTGATTCTTAGCCACGATGCCCGGGTCGATGCGATTCCAGGATTGGAAATCAACGCCGACGATGTTCGCTGTACCCATGCCGCGACGGCTGGACAGGTTGATGAAGAACAGATCCTGTACTGCATGAGTCGTGGTGTTTCACGAGACGAAGCCATGCATGTAATCGTGGAAGGGTTCTTCCAGCAGGTCTTCGATCGGATTCCCGTGGAACTGGTTCGGGAAACTCTCAGTCAAACCGTGCAAACAAAACTCGGTTTCGGCAACGAAGCATAA
- a CDS encoding iron-sulfur cluster assembly protein, giving the protein MNEAAWERVASLSELEGQERLSVIIDDLPAVLIRYDDKYYAIEDVCTHDGQPLTDGPVENGTIECPRHGARFDLKSGAALCMPATQPIQTFDLEFRDDEIYARPSQSDNSQQASFATTSTPTAAASEPTAAETSEANTEVAPAASSSETSSDAPMVGAMLDSLKQVIDPELFVNIVDLGLVYDITEENNDVVVTMTLTSPSCPAGPQIVAQARDAITAMPGVNNAEIKLTMSPPWGPEMMTDDAKDQLGIF; this is encoded by the coding sequence ATGAACGAAGCTGCGTGGGAGCGAGTTGCCTCCTTATCCGAACTGGAAGGACAGGAACGTCTCTCAGTAATTATCGACGATCTGCCAGCCGTCCTGATTCGCTACGATGATAAGTATTATGCGATTGAAGATGTCTGCACACACGATGGCCAACCTCTGACCGATGGTCCCGTTGAAAACGGCACTATCGAATGTCCCCGCCACGGTGCCCGATTCGATTTGAAATCCGGAGCAGCGTTGTGCATGCCTGCTACTCAGCCGATTCAAACGTTCGACCTCGAATTTCGCGATGACGAAATCTATGCTCGCCCGAGTCAGTCAGATAATTCTCAACAAGCCTCTTTTGCAACGACTTCGACACCGACAGCTGCCGCTTCGGAACCCACCGCAGCAGAAACATCTGAGGCAAACACTGAAGTAGCCCCCGCTGCTTCCAGCAGTGAAACTTCCTCCGACGCTCCAATGGTCGGAGCCATGCTCGACTCCCTCAAACAGGTCATCGACCCCGAACTCTTCGTCAATATCGTCGACCTCGGTCTCGTTTACGACATCACAGAAGAAAACAACGATGTTGTTGTGACCATGACCTTAACCAGCCCCTCTTGCCCGGCTGGCCCGCAAATTGTCGCCCAGGCTCGCGATGCCATCACAGCCATGCCCGGCGTCAATAATGCCGAAATCAAACTGACGATGTCTCCCCCCTGGGGACCAGAAATGATGACCGACGACGCCAAAGACCAACTCGGCATCTTCTAA